The genomic stretch tattctctTAATTATGACTAACAGCAATACTAATACCAAGGATTCAAATGTCGTACAGATATATATACAGTTCATCAGCTCCATTCAATGCTGGTTCATGGATATTCATTCGttactatttaaaaataattagaaGACTAATATAGATATTTCTAGTACGAAGTTTATGTAGTTTAACAACTGGTAACGTAAGAAATAGAATCAATACTGCAGAAAAATGAATACATTAATTGCACAATTTAGATAACAATATACTTgctattatataatataataatcgTTATGTAGATACTATTCTCGAATAATGAATTGTGAAAGTTGTATGTGTAGCTGAAATAAATCGAGATGCAGAAGAAGCACAATTTAAGCcatgaatgaaaaaaaagcttATTTACTTTGACTgtaaattacaaatattattattagttttcTTTATAATTGCAAAGCCTAAATAGAATAAGTTGATATATGTGAAATATGATTAGATATGTCGGTATAGTTCGTGGTTTAGTTAATTATAAACCTTGTTGTAATCTTTCCTGTAACTTGTTCTTTGCAAAACCCCATGCACTCATCAAACCCTTATCCAAGTCCAAAGTTAGTTGTGGTTCGTTGGCTGGTGGTTTTGTAGCTCTAGAAGCAATAGTGGCAGAATCGGTCTCTAATATAATACCATTATCTATTGTttcatcaattattaataagaCCATGTCATAATGttcttgaatattttttttatctataccagattctaatattaaatctaaAGAATCTCTTATGGCAGCAAATGCTTGttgtaaaataatttcattttcatctaaTGAACCAATCAAGTAAATGGTTAAATCTAGATATTCCTTATAAATTACTAAAttgttttcaaaaattaagatTTCAGAATCTTGCTTATGTGTCTTTTTAACTAAGCTCTTTTCGAActcaatttgttttttcaatgTTTTTGGTAAATTGCTATCATTGGTAAATATAGTATTGTTTTCATCATGAGGGggattataatatttagtATAAATTCTGTTACCTTGTGAATCTAAAAGCAACACCGCATGGACAGAATATAAGGATAACTGGGACATATTTcttataatatattgtgTACTATAATTGATATAGGTTACTGTAGTTTTCTCCCCTATGATTACTATTTTTGCAATTCGTCAACTCAATTGACGTTACAAAAAATACACATAAAGACCTTTTTCTAAGTAAATATTGATCccaaatttaatttcaatgtcaatatttctaattgaGGCTCTTACTGAGCTAACGACGCACCGAAATAACAAATCAGCAATACggaatttaattttcaaagaaaaacgttgaaatttcaaagaaaGGGAGGGTAACTTTCGAGGACGAAAAGTGACAGTAATATAACattcttaataaaaaacagGGACTGCAAtaagtattatttaataattcaagttcttgttaaaaattctatgtaaggtatttattttatttaggTCGTAAAGTTATAATGACGGACTTTTCTTTGTcatgtatttattttatttaaatgcaCAGATGTCCCAGTTCAGACGAAATCCAttgtatatatacaaatgatattattatttcatacTTGTACAATAGTATAACAAGCaactttcaaatttttactGTATTGTCTAAtttccatattttttttgttttccttctcgtatatttttttgttttctgcATATTTGTAAATCATATCTTCttgttgaagaaaatattggatatcaaataattataaaactAGAAGACAAAACTATGTAAAAAGAgttaagaaatttattattattatcaaggAGAATTGTGTCATTATTTACCATTcgaattttaaaaattttatactTCACAACTATCTGTCATGAAATATTGCTATCCTAAACGGGATTTTTTAAACTGTGAAATCTGATTGGCTGAAAATAGCGAGAATTCGATGACTAGTTTTGCATATCTGAATAAAAGAGATTTATGCATTCGTTTAAAGGTGAGGATGCTGTTTTATTACTGGTCTTTGTTTTCGGCATAGTTCTTTCAGATTAAGGTGTTAATTTGCATTCAAACTACTGTTCGTTATATACAGtttataatatcaattcCTATTAGAGATTGAATGGGAATTATCATTGGGCTATATTTTAGAGGAATTCAATCCAAAGATATCATCATTTTATAGACACTAACTATGGCAAAAACTAGCTCCAAgcaaaatgaaaattttcacTTCAATGCTTCCAATGTAAGTAGCAACATTTTAGGCTCTAGTTGGGTGAATCTCTATTCTACAATAGAAAAGGTAACCTTTTCAAAAGAGGATTTCCAAAATGCAATGCTAAATGTTATAAGAGAgccaaatattaattctacCGTTGTTCTTAGAGCAGATATCCTAAACGAAATAACTTATAGTCCTTCAGATGGGGAAGAAATTGAACATATCACTCAGGATTTAGATAAATTGCCAATTCCTGATAAGGATGCAGTTCAAATTAACTTGAACGATATTACACCAAGAGTTGATCTATTTAATGATAGTGacgaaaaaaattttgaaaagaaacATGATATCTTCATTTGGAAACAAATTGTTAGAAGAGTTATACCAAGAAATGTTTTCAAAGATGCCATTATAAATCAAACATGTTTACTTTTGAACTCAAAGAATCCTACTTTCAAGGAAACCTCTCTAGTGATATATACACCCCATTTAAATAACCCTGATGATTGCCCATTTTACTTACCAAAAGTGAAGAGTGTGGGCATTCTTCTACATGAATCAATATTATCTGTACACTATTTGCCATTTAGTGATGAAACTGTTACTAAGGAGAACTCAATCCCTCCAGTTCTTCTAGATGAGAATGACCGTATGGTAAGAACTGCCTATAGATTATTACAAACTGCAAATAAACATTCTAATGGTGTGATGCAAGGATATGAGAAAAGAGTTACGCATGATcaaattatatcaaaagttgtttttcaaaatagatatgttcaattgaaaaagaaatattccaaatttttaGTAGATAGTTGGGTAGAATCAACTGATCCAAAAAAACATGTATTTGAAGACATTTCAATCGCTGCATTTCTGATAGAATTATGgattaaaatttatggAACAAATTTTAGAGAAAAAATGCAGTTTAGAGATTTGGGATGTGGGAATGGTGTCTTAGTATATATCTTAATTTCTGAAGGTGTAAATGGTGTTGGTACTGATGCTCGACGCCGGAAATCTTGGTCTATATATCCATCGAATGTACAAGCATCATTAACTGAACAAGTCATTGTACCTGCCTTATTATTACGGCCATATCCTACTTTACATCAAATGTATCCTAATATTGACTACAATTCGAATGTTTTCCCAGTAAAGCTGGGAAATTCTGAAGAGTCTACTCCAGATGTTCCTCAAAAGGCAATCTTATATTCAAGTAAGGACCTACTTGATTCACCACGAGTTTGTACAACTGAATTTCCCCCaaatacttttattattggtaatCATTCTGATGAACTAACTTGTTGGATCCCACTTTTGGGCTACCCATTTATGGTAATTCCTTGTTGTTCTCATGGGTTCTCTGGACAAAGAGTTCGTTATAGAgttaaaaagaataaatctGACATCCAGAAAACTCCAAGTCCTGCCAAccagaataataataataaaggaAATAGTAGTTATGCAGGCTTAGTCAGTGAGGTTGAAGATATATCTAACAAAGTAGGTTGGC from Henningerozyma blattae CBS 6284 chromosome 4, complete genome encodes the following:
- the RET3 gene encoding coatomer subunit zeta (similar to Saccharomyces cerevisiae RET3 (YPL010W); ancestral locus Anc_8.76); translated protein: MSQLSLYSVHAVLLLDSQGNRIYTKYYNPPHDENNTIFTNDSNLPKTLKKQIEFEKSLVKKTHKQDSEILIFENNLVIYKEYLDLTIYLIGSLDENEIILQQAFAAIRDSLDLILESGIDKKNIQEHYDMVLLIIDETIDNGIILETDSATIASRATKPPANEPQLTLDLDKGLMSAWGFAKNKLQERLQQGL
- the TRM44 gene encoding tRNA (uracil) methyltransferase (similar to Saccharomyces cerevisiae YPL030W; ancestral locus Anc_8.481), which translates into the protein MAKTSSKQNENFHFNASNVSSNILGSSWVNLYSTIEKVTFSKEDFQNAMLNVIREPNINSTVVLRADILNEITYSPSDGEEIEHITQDLDKLPIPDKDAVQINLNDITPRVDLFNDSDEKNFEKKHDIFIWKQIVRRVIPRNVFKDAIINQTCLLLNSKNPTFKETSLVIYTPHLNNPDDCPFYLPKVKSVGILLHESILSVHYLPFSDETVTKENSIPPVLLDENDRMVRTAYRLLQTANKHSNGVMQGYEKRVTHDQIISKVVFQNRYVQLKKKYSKFLVDSWVESTDPKKHVFEDISIAAFLIELWIKIYGTNFREKMQFRDLGCGNGVLVYILISEGVNGVGTDARRRKSWSIYPSNVQASLTEQVIVPALLLRPYPTLHQMYPNIDYNSNVFPVKLGNSEESTPDVPQKAILYSSKDLLDSPRVCTTEFPPNTFIIGNHSDELTCWIPLLGYPFMVIPCCSHGFSGQRVRYRVKKNKSDIQKTPSPANQNNNNKGNSSYAGLVSEVEDISNKVGWQARLELLRIPSTRNAAIVAYENKNALASFPTQEVYEVIQNGGGAGGWIENTMNLMKKKPRGH